From the genome of Halococcus agarilyticus:
CGTGGAGCTCGTCCTTTTTTGCCTCGATGTCGATATCGTAGAGCTCCGCGGCGTTTTCGCCCATGATCTTCTTCTTCACGTCGTGAGTGAGTTCGACACCGAACTCGGCGCGCTGGTCCGCGGTGAGTTCGGCGTCCATCACCGCCTCGACCACCCATTCGGGCTCCCAGAGCGCGTAGTCGCTCCCGAACAAGAGGTTGTCCTCGCCGACCCAGAAGAGGAGCTCGCCCATGATCTCGCCGAACTTCCGCGGGCGTGCATGTGCCATCGGCGCGACGACCGCCAGCCCGCCGTAGACGTTGGTCTCCTGGGCTCCGATGTGGGCGAAGTCGTCGAACCGGGGGAACCCGACGTGCTCGACGATGAAATTGAGTTCCGGGAACGACGTCGCGGCGTCGTCCACGTCGGCCACGTCGAAGGCGTCACGATTCAGGGGGCGGATCGTCGGTCCCTTGTGGGCGTGAATGTTCGTGATTCCCAACTCGGCGCACTTTTCGAGGTAGTCGAACGATTCCTCCGAATCGAGCCGCCACCCTTTCGAGTCGCCGTTCCACTCGGCGGTGTACAGTTTGACACCCTGAATGTCGTGTTCGTCCTTCTGGCGTTCGAGCTCTTCGAGCCCTGTCTCGCCCTCGCGCGGGTCGAATCGTCCGTTGAGGACGAACCGTTCGGGGTACTCCTCCGTGAGGTGGGCGTTGTC
Proteins encoded in this window:
- a CDS encoding amidohydrolase family protein, with product MYRHDGEDVFVIDSHIHHWDASEENIVHEGGEQFIQCFYDYHSAFTPEERLWDMDEYRQYSADRMVEDLFRDGHADMGIFQPTYLGEFYEDGFNTIEDNAHLTEEYPERFVLNGRFDPREGETGLEELERQKDEHDIQGVKLYTAEWNGDSKGWRLDSEESFDYLEKCAELGITNIHAHKGPTIRPLNRDAFDVADVDDAATSFPELNFIVEHVGFPRFDDFAHIGAQETNVYGGLAVVAPMAHARPRKFGEIMGELLFWVGEDNLLFGSDYALWEPEWVVEAVMDAELTADQRAEFGVELTHDVKKKIMGENAAELYDIDIEAKKDELHDDAISAEFDMGEQYGETAADD